A segment of the Bactrocera neohumeralis isolate Rockhampton chromosome 3, APGP_CSIRO_Bneo_wtdbg2-racon-allhic-juicebox.fasta_v2, whole genome shotgun sequence genome:
CGAAGCCAGCCGAACTGCTCATATGATTTTGGTGGCCATAATAGCCGTCAGCCGGTGCACCAGGCGCGCCGGGTGCGCCATCGTAACCGCCACTGCTGCCGCCGGGTGCGCCAGGAGCACCGGGTGCGCCGCCACCATTGCCACCGCCGGGAGCACCGGGTGCACCCGAGCTGCCACCCCAACCGCCGTTGCCTTGAGCtacaaaaataaagttgaattttaatttatcgTAATAATTCTGGGCACATATTaacacaaagcaaaataaagaaacaagCGCTCATGCGCATTTGTTTAAACACTTGACGAGTGGCTGTGTTTATTTACCTGCGCAAAGTAGAACGCAATTCAGTGCGAGCAGCAGCGCGACTGCATATCGGAGCTTCAAGATTGACTGCATCTTTACACGAACGTTGACGAAAGTAAACTGAGCAAAGTGGTCTTGCAGTGAGCAGCTTTTAGCTGAGATCTTGCACACATAcgctgtgtgtgtatgagtCATTTATTTGAGttgcaagcgaagcggtgagtCGCTTCCTGACGTATTCTGCTTTGTTGTGTCATTTTGCAAAGTTCATTGCGACGATATTTAATCGtaattaaatgttgaaattgTGTTTGAACGGGGGTGGTTTAATAAATCTGACTTCTTTCGTGTTGTTTTTTGAAAGTCAAACGGAGAGACGAACAAACAGATATCGAAAAATCAACTCCTCACGTTATTCagaacaaatattatatatatctataacaATGTTAGAATTCAATCGATATATTTCGTAGTTAGACCTAACCCtcaaatgagaaaaaatcaCAGGTTTCGGACAATCGCGCCTttcgaagtaaaaaaaaaacgttttgagTGACAAGTGTTTTgtgtttccatacaaaaactttattttcatcGAACAGTTCGTAAAGCAACTACATGTTATCAAGGGTGATCCATTGCATTACAGGTCCCCTAcctaaaaaaaatcacagaaacagaagaacattctttggcatttatatcTCTATCAAATGTTTtccgcggctacatctcagatgattcatccgttgagtcaaattttaatatttaggaAATATTGACCGATGATTTCAGACCAAACCgtagttttttctgtatgaaatggcatTTTGTATTCTCCTCGGGTTTCTCTTCGtaccaaatgcgacaattttgcttgtttacatacccattgaaccagagatgacctcatcgctgaacaaaatttggctcgaaaacgtcggattttcttggaacttttcaagagcccatagagctaAGCAATATCTCTTGGGTATGTCGCGCGGATTCAGTTAttgtacaagctgtattttgtacgctttcagtttaagaactcgatgtaaaatgccgcaagtcgtttcatacatcagtccgagttgctgcgaacggcgccgaatcgactctttaCGGTCTTCGtctacactctcagctacggctactatattttcttcactgcgtgctgcatgtggtctattcggtcgaatattatgcaataatGAATCATGGGTCtgaagatgggtgatggtattgGGAATAGTActtcagtaggccgattatgttgaccataatttgagcgaagcgcgcgaaatacattctttacagaacgtgaatgtTCGTAATAGAGCAGAACAATTTGAGaacattgttcaggcgtaagtctttccatgatgataTGCCAAATACTACTGAGCAAAATAACATGActgcttgacacgactcacgcatgatctgtcaaaaaaaatgctattaaaaaagtacctttacttggatcacccattagtgatccgatctgaaaagtTGTGGTActaccttggacaataatctacgttaaattttgtaaagattgCTTGCCAAATTAGAAAGTTTCCCTTACAAGGCCTTCATATTAACCGTTCGGTCTGTTTGACAGCTCTGTTAAAGTGGTCCAATAGAGCAACTTCTTGGAATGAATAGAACGTGTGCAAGATTGAGATGGCTAAAGGCTAAGTcgtaatgcaccgcgacctatggtctattgtgccctctcctatatcacatttCTTCGCAAAGTTCCAGCAGTCTGAATAGTTCCAGGAGTTTGCCgggcgctactgaggtgatgtgatccctgctaATGTATATGGAACACAGGGATAATATTTCACTGCTGAATTTACGAATCGACGTTTGGGGGAGGACAGAAATTGGAATGGAACACAGAAAACCATATCTCCTTGAAGTGCTTCCTGGAGAGGTTAAAAGCTTTACCTCCCTTTAACGTCATCAGTGGCTCCATCGAAGTCAGCGGAATTTATCACGGGGAGACTTAATTCCCTTCCAaagctttaaaagctttcacCTCAATCTTAAGCTTTAACGTCAGTCAGTGGACTCCATCGATCATGCCTTCTTCAACagaattttcaaagttttaaaaGCTTTTACGTCACTcagtgaatataaaaaaaatatgcatatttacatataaagaGCTTTCAAAATATTCCTGACTTAAGCAACATCCCTCgtatatacttattttgtattaaatatctcgaataacattttaatttacacAATTTGCGCTTGAGTTTAGGCTTTAATTAGCATACAGACAGCAATTAGATTCATTCATTGCACTTTTTCTTAATGCTTTGCACTTTTTAATCCCATTCTTCCT
Coding sequences within it:
- the LOC126752863 gene encoding translation initiation factor IF-2-like, which gives rise to MQSILKLRYAVALLLALNCVLLCAAQGNGGWGGSSGAPGAPGGGNGGGAPGAPGAPGGSSGGYDGAPGAPGAPADGYYGHQNHMSSSAGFAQLQWLLALMPLAFLLKYA